Proteins encoded within one genomic window of Companilactobacillus zhachilii:
- the purE gene encoding 5-(carboxyamino)imidazole ribonucleotide mutase, which produces MHDVAIVMGSISDLKVMQNTLDVLTQLGVSFETKVISAHRMPHEMLDFANQAHENYRVIIAGAGGAAHLPGMIASSTSLPVIGVPVPSKYLKGMDSLLSIVQMPAGVPVATVSIGEAGAKNAAILATKICALTNQTYQKNLSDYVQAMHDKSVESGANLG; this is translated from the coding sequence ATGCACGACGTAGCAATAGTTATGGGATCAATTTCTGACTTAAAGGTGATGCAAAACACACTTGATGTTTTGACACAACTGGGAGTTAGTTTTGAAACAAAAGTGATTTCGGCGCACCGGATGCCACATGAGATGTTAGATTTTGCTAACCAAGCTCATGAAAATTATCGAGTTATCATAGCTGGAGCTGGAGGTGCAGCTCATTTACCAGGAATGATTGCCTCTTCAACTAGTCTGCCAGTAATTGGTGTACCAGTTCCTTCGAAATACTTAAAAGGTATGGACTCATTGTTATCAATTGTCCAAATGCCAGCTGGCGTACCAGTTGCAACAGTTTCCATTGGTGAAGCAGGAGCCAAGAATGCTGCCATTCTAGCAACGAAAATTTGTGCATTAACTAATCAAACATATCAAAAGAATTTATCAGATTACGTTCAAGCAATGCATGATAAATCCGTAGAAAGTGGGGCAAACCTTGGATAA
- the purK gene encoding 5-(carboxyamino)imidazole ribonucleotide synthase: MDKTLLPGATIGIIGGGQLGQMMSFSAKEMGYKVIILDPQPNCPAAQVSDGQIVADYDDLDKLIELAKACDVLTYEFENVDAKAINEVKKYTQVPQGTKALSVTQNRVSEKEFIETSGFKVVPHLLIENIFEYHRGVEKLQTPVILKTIRGGYDGKGQILIDDPEKVCYADIEALLMQGPCMLEKKINLKKEVSVVVSANSRGETSIFPVIENVHRHNILHLSTCPADISEAVEQHIYQVGEGLAKKLELVGTMCIEFFVSSNDEVFVNEIAPRPHNSGHLTIEACNISQFDAHIRGVCNLAMPKIELLQPAAMVNLLGQHLENAKAELVKHPEWHFHDYGKEAVKDNRKMGHITILSSDLQATKEAIENNSIWDV; this comes from the coding sequence TTGGATAAGACATTATTACCAGGAGCAACTATTGGCATTATCGGTGGCGGTCAATTGGGTCAGATGATGTCATTTTCAGCCAAAGAAATGGGATATAAGGTAATCATTTTAGATCCACAGCCAAATTGCCCAGCGGCTCAAGTTTCAGATGGTCAAATCGTGGCTGACTATGATGATTTGGATAAATTGATTGAATTAGCCAAGGCTTGCGATGTATTGACTTATGAATTTGAAAATGTCGATGCCAAAGCCATCAATGAAGTAAAAAAATACACTCAAGTACCTCAAGGAACTAAGGCATTGAGTGTTACCCAAAATCGTGTATCCGAAAAAGAATTTATTGAAACTAGTGGCTTTAAAGTAGTGCCACATTTACTGATTGAAAATATTTTTGAATATCATCGTGGTGTTGAGAAACTTCAAACTCCAGTTATTTTAAAAACTATCCGTGGTGGTTATGATGGCAAAGGCCAGATTTTGATTGATGATCCAGAAAAAGTCTGCTACGCCGATATTGAAGCCTTACTCATGCAAGGTCCTTGTATGTTAGAGAAGAAAATCAATTTGAAGAAGGAAGTCTCAGTAGTTGTTTCGGCAAATAGTCGCGGTGAAACTTCGATTTTTCCAGTAATTGAAAATGTTCATCGTCACAATATTTTACATTTGAGTACTTGTCCCGCTGATATCAGTGAAGCTGTTGAACAACATATCTATCAAGTTGGAGAAGGGTTAGCTAAAAAACTTGAACTTGTTGGAACAATGTGTATTGAATTTTTCGTATCTAGTAATGACGAGGTATTTGTAAATGAAATTGCGCCACGTCCTCATAATTCAGGTCATTTAACAATTGAAGCATGTAACATCTCGCAGTTTGATGCCCATATCCGCGGTGTTTGTAATTTAGCAATGCCCAAAATTGAACTATTACAGCCAGCAGCAATGGTTAATTTACTTGGTCAACATTTAGAGAATGCTAAAGCTGAATTAGTTAAGCATCCAGAATGGCATTTCCACGATTATGGTAAAGAAGCTGTGAAGGATAACCGCAAGATGGGACATATTACAATTTTGAGTTCTGATCTACAAGCTACAAAAGAAGCTATCGAAAATAATTCAATTTGGGATGTGTAA
- the purC gene encoding phosphoribosylaminoimidazolesuccinocarboxamide synthase: protein MTENNLLYTGKAKNVYQADNDDEVLIVYKDQATALNGKKKEILPGKGVLDCQISQLVFNYLIENGIRTHLVKNLSDHEQLVKKTQVFPLEVVLRNITSGSLVRKFGIEEGQRLTDPIIEFYYKSDALDDPVINESQIHALKIADKAEIEYIKEETLKINQLLIPFFEKADFDLVDFKLEFGEYNNEIILVDEFSPDNCRLWNKSDHHSMDKDVFRKHEGDLVQTYQSVLQRLQDK, encoded by the coding sequence ATGACAGAAAATAATTTACTTTATACCGGAAAAGCCAAGAATGTTTATCAAGCTGACAATGATGACGAAGTGTTAATCGTTTATAAAGATCAAGCGACTGCTTTAAATGGTAAGAAAAAAGAAATCTTACCGGGAAAAGGTGTACTAGATTGTCAGATTTCTCAGTTAGTTTTTAATTACTTAATTGAAAATGGTATTAGAACTCATTTAGTTAAAAACCTTTCTGATCATGAACAGTTAGTTAAGAAAACTCAAGTATTTCCATTGGAAGTCGTTTTAAGAAATATTACTTCTGGTTCGCTCGTACGTAAGTTTGGTATTGAAGAAGGTCAAAGATTAACTGACCCAATCATTGAATTTTATTACAAGAGCGATGCTTTAGATGATCCAGTTATCAACGAATCACAGATTCATGCGTTAAAGATTGCTGATAAAGCTGAAATTGAATATATCAAAGAAGAAACCTTGAAAATTAACCAATTATTGATTCCATTTTTTGAAAAAGCCGATTTTGATTTAGTTGATTTTAAATTGGAATTTGGTGAATACAACAATGAAATTATTTTGGTTGATGAATTTTCGCCCGATAATTGTCGCTTATGGAATAAGTCAGACCATCATTCAATGGATAAAGATGTCTTTCGTAAGCATGAAGGCGATTTAGTTCAAACATATCAATCAGTCTTACAACGACTACAAGATAAATAG
- the purS gene encoding phosphoribosylformylglycinamidine synthase subunit PurS encodes MKLVKVYVTLKKSVLDAQGEAIKSAIHSMGYNQVSDVHMGKYFELNFADDYADLEKEVDAICDDLLANPNIETYRYEITEAE; translated from the coding sequence ATGAAATTAGTTAAAGTTTATGTCACTCTAAAAAAATCCGTCCTTGACGCTCAAGGTGAAGCCATCAAATCAGCAATTCATTCTATGGGTTACAACCAAGTTTCTGATGTTCACATGGGTAAATATTTTGAATTGAATTTTGCGGATGACTACGCTGACTTGGAAAAAGAAGTTGACGCTATCTGTGACGATCTTTTAGCCAATCCCAACATTGAAACTTATCGTTACGAAATTACGGAGGCAGAATAA
- the purQ gene encoding phosphoribosylformylglycinamidine synthase subunit PurQ: MKFAVINFPGSNCDMDLYYAIRDGIKQPVELVDYRATSLEGFDGVLIPGGFSYGDYLRSGAIAAQAPIVKEIIRLANEGKLVLGICNGFQILTELGLLPGALIRNEKSRFICETVELEVVNNETIFTSDYQAKETINIPVAHGEGRYYCDEATLKDLQANGQIAFKYLDNINGSVDHIAGVMNKQKNVLGMMPHPERAIEKILGSDDGLKLFQSIINYQVRVNN, from the coding sequence ATGAAGTTTGCCGTAATTAATTTTCCGGGTTCAAACTGTGATATGGACCTTTATTACGCCATTCGCGATGGAATTAAGCAACCGGTTGAACTAGTTGACTATCGAGCTACTAGTCTTGAAGGTTTTGACGGTGTTCTAATTCCGGGTGGATTCTCTTATGGCGATTATTTAAGAAGTGGGGCAATTGCTGCTCAAGCACCAATTGTGAAGGAAATAATTCGTCTGGCAAATGAGGGCAAACTTGTTTTGGGAATTTGTAATGGTTTCCAAATTTTGACGGAACTTGGTTTGTTGCCAGGAGCTTTGATTAGAAACGAAAAAAGTCGGTTTATCTGTGAGACGGTTGAGCTTGAAGTTGTAAATAATGAGACGATTTTTACTAGCGACTATCAGGCAAAAGAAACTATCAATATTCCAGTTGCCCACGGTGAAGGTCGTTATTACTGTGATGAAGCTACTTTGAAAGACCTACAAGCTAATGGACAAATTGCCTTTAAATACTTGGATAACATCAACGGTAGCGTGGACCACATTGCCGGCGTTATGAATAAACAAAAAAATGTCTTAGGTATGATGCCCCATCCAGAACGAGCAATTGAAAAAATTCTCGGTTCCGATGATGGTCTAAAGTTGTTCCAATCAATAATCAATTATCAGGTAAGGGTGAATAATTAA
- the purL gene encoding phosphoribosylformylglycinamidine synthase subunit PurL codes for MTEPTPKQIKDEKLYQQWGLTDWEYELISAKILKRLPNYTETGLYSVMWSEHCSYKNSKKVLRKMPNKSDRVIAGPGEDAGILDIGDNQAVVFKAESHNHPSAVEPYQGAATGVGGIIRDIFSMGAQPIALLNSLKFGPVNNGQTKHLVNEVVAGIGGYGNCIGLPTVGGEISFEDCYEHNPLVNAMCVGLLNNTDFKHGTASGDKNLIVYVGAKTGRDGIHGATFASDEFTDTKNKQRSAVQVGNPFIEKLLMDACVEIIEKHSDWILGIQDMGAAGLVSSTAEMASKAGSGLILNLDKVPQRETAMSAYEMMLSESQERMVLCVKPEFVEDVLAFFENYELDAVVIGQVTNDKQYKIYHLGELVTDIPVDSLTEDVPEYDRQEIQPQRMIDDKDYQFVPEINSLATTWLEMLQRPNIASKKHFYQTYDSQVRANTLVRPGSDAGVVRIRGTKKAIAMTNDSNSKYVYLNPYVGGQITVMEAARNIVASGGEPIGITDCLNYGNPENPEAFWELDKSVEGIASACEKINTPVISGNVSLYNEYNDVAIYPSPMVGMVGLISDIENVTTSAFKATGDLIYVVGQTQDDFNGSELQMAQLGQLKGDLRNLDLDQEKLHQDLIRQAISQKLVKSCHDLSEGGLAVALSESAFDNELGFDIKTSLTTAQMFSETQSRFLVSIAPNKQAEFEELMATDFEYLGTVTAAPKFTITTVNETVTIDGVEAAKSWKEGMACLMK; via the coding sequence ATGACTGAACCAACGCCAAAACAAATTAAAGATGAAAAGTTATATCAACAATGGGGATTAACTGATTGGGAATATGAATTGATCAGTGCCAAAATCTTGAAACGCTTGCCTAACTACACTGAAACTGGTCTTTATTCGGTTATGTGGAGTGAACATTGTTCATATAAGAATTCAAAAAAAGTTCTTCGAAAAATGCCAAATAAAAGTGATCGTGTGATTGCAGGACCTGGTGAAGATGCCGGTATTTTAGATATTGGTGATAATCAAGCCGTTGTTTTCAAAGCTGAAAGTCACAACCATCCTTCAGCGGTTGAACCTTACCAGGGTGCAGCAACCGGTGTTGGTGGAATTATCCGTGATATTTTTTCAATGGGCGCCCAACCAATCGCCTTATTGAATAGTTTAAAATTTGGTCCTGTTAACAATGGTCAGACTAAACATCTAGTTAACGAAGTCGTTGCTGGTATCGGTGGTTATGGTAACTGTATTGGTTTACCAACCGTTGGTGGTGAGATTTCTTTTGAAGATTGCTATGAACACAATCCACTAGTTAACGCGATGTGTGTTGGTTTATTAAATAACACTGATTTTAAACATGGTACAGCTAGTGGTGACAAAAATCTGATCGTTTACGTTGGAGCCAAAACCGGTCGTGACGGAATTCACGGGGCAACTTTTGCTTCAGATGAATTTACAGATACGAAGAATAAGCAACGTTCCGCCGTTCAAGTTGGTAATCCTTTCATTGAAAAATTACTTATGGATGCCTGCGTGGAAATTATTGAAAAGCATTCTGATTGGATTTTGGGAATCCAAGACATGGGTGCAGCTGGACTAGTTTCTTCTACAGCCGAAATGGCTTCAAAAGCAGGTTCCGGTTTGATTCTAAACTTGGATAAAGTTCCTCAACGTGAAACAGCAATGTCTGCTTATGAAATGATGCTATCAGAATCACAAGAAAGAATGGTTCTCTGTGTTAAGCCTGAATTTGTAGAGGATGTTCTAGCGTTCTTTGAAAACTATGAATTAGATGCCGTTGTAATTGGGCAAGTAACTAATGACAAACAATACAAGATTTATCATCTGGGTGAATTAGTTACCGATATTCCAGTCGACAGTTTGACAGAAGACGTGCCGGAATATGACCGCCAAGAAATTCAACCTCAACGCATGATTGACGATAAGGATTATCAATTTGTACCTGAAATCAATTCACTAGCAACAACTTGGCTTGAAATGTTGCAACGACCAAACATTGCTAGTAAGAAACATTTCTATCAAACATATGATTCTCAAGTTCGAGCTAATACTTTAGTTCGTCCGGGAAGTGATGCTGGTGTTGTAAGGATTCGTGGTACAAAGAAGGCCATCGCGATGACTAACGATAGTAACTCCAAGTATGTTTACTTGAACCCATATGTTGGTGGACAAATTACTGTGATGGAAGCAGCCAGAAATATTGTTGCTAGCGGTGGTGAACCTATTGGTATTACTGACTGTTTGAATTACGGTAATCCTGAAAATCCAGAAGCTTTCTGGGAACTAGATAAGAGTGTTGAGGGAATTGCTAGTGCCTGTGAAAAAATCAATACACCAGTAATTTCCGGAAATGTGTCACTTTACAACGAATATAACGATGTAGCTATTTATCCTAGTCCAATGGTCGGTATGGTTGGCTTGATCAGTGATATTGAAAATGTTACGACAAGTGCTTTTAAAGCTACTGGAGATTTGATTTATGTCGTTGGTCAAACTCAAGATGATTTTAATGGCTCTGAATTACAAATGGCTCAACTCGGTCAATTAAAGGGCGATTTACGTAATTTAGATTTAGATCAAGAAAAACTTCATCAAGATTTGATCAGACAAGCAATTAGTCAAAAGTTAGTTAAAAGTTGTCACGATTTATCTGAAGGTGGCTTAGCAGTTGCTCTGTCAGAATCTGCCTTTGATAATGAGCTTGGTTTTGATATTAAAACTAGCTTAACAACTGCACAGATGTTTTCTGAAACACAATCTCGCTTCTTAGTTTCAATTGCACCAAATAAACAAGCTGAATTTGAAGAACTAATGGCAACAGATTTTGAATATCTTGGAACAGTAACTGCCGCACCTAAATTTACTATAACAACAGTTAATGAAACTGTAACCATTGATGGTGTAGAAGCAGCGAAGAGTTGGAAGGAGGGCATGGCGTGCCTAATGAAGTAA
- the purF gene encoding amidophosphoribosyltransferase, with the protein MPNEVRSLNEECGVFGVWGAENANYLTYLGLHSLQHRGQEGAGIVANDRQKLRAYRNLGLLTQVFSKPEYLNALVGDTAIGHVRYSTAGENKIENVQPLLFDFTDSQIALAHNGNLTNAITLKKELEEKGHIFKSSSDSEVLVHLIKVSNAPTLHEKIVEALNKIQGGFAYLLMTKNEMIVALDSHGFRPLSIGQLDNGAYVVASETCALDAVGAKLVHNVQPGELITINDEGMKVDTWTTDTTLAICSMEFIYFARPDSDILGVNVHSARKRMGANLAKEYPAPGDIVVGVPNSSLSAASGYAEASGLPYEMGLIKNQYMGREFIQPTKELREKSVRQKLAAVKGVVNGKRVILVDDSIVRGTTCAYIVQLLKDAGATEVHLRIASPRFMHPCFYGIDIQEKSELIAAHKSIPEMNQMFGSDSLEFLSEDGLIDAIGLDSDAPYSGLDMSYFNGDYPTYLYDYESKK; encoded by the coding sequence GTGCCTAATGAAGTAAGAAGTTTGAATGAGGAATGTGGTGTCTTTGGTGTTTGGGGAGCTGAAAATGCTAATTATTTAACGTATTTAGGACTCCATAGTTTACAACACCGTGGTCAAGAGGGTGCCGGAATCGTTGCTAATGATCGTCAAAAGCTACGAGCATATCGTAATCTGGGCTTGTTGACACAAGTTTTTTCAAAGCCAGAGTATTTGAATGCTTTGGTTGGTGATACAGCAATTGGTCACGTGCGGTATTCAACTGCTGGTGAGAACAAAATTGAAAATGTACAACCTTTGTTGTTTGATTTTACCGATAGTCAAATAGCTTTAGCTCACAACGGTAATTTGACAAATGCCATCACTTTGAAAAAAGAACTAGAAGAAAAAGGTCATATTTTTAAATCAAGTTCTGATTCAGAAGTATTGGTGCATTTGATAAAAGTTTCTAATGCACCGACATTACACGAAAAAATTGTCGAAGCTTTGAATAAAATTCAAGGTGGATTTGCTTACTTACTTATGACTAAGAATGAAATGATTGTTGCACTGGATTCTCATGGGTTCCGTCCGCTTTCAATTGGTCAATTAGATAACGGTGCCTATGTTGTTGCCAGTGAAACTTGTGCGCTAGACGCTGTGGGTGCCAAGTTAGTTCACAATGTACAACCAGGTGAATTAATTACGATCAATGATGAAGGGATGAAGGTTGATACTTGGACAACTGATACAACGTTAGCCATTTGTTCAATGGAATTCATCTACTTTGCACGTCCTGATTCCGATATATTGGGCGTAAATGTTCATTCAGCTCGTAAGCGCATGGGTGCTAATTTGGCTAAAGAATATCCAGCGCCAGGTGATATTGTTGTCGGTGTACCAAATTCTTCATTGTCGGCCGCAAGTGGTTACGCAGAAGCAAGTGGCTTACCTTATGAAATGGGTTTGATCAAGAACCAATATATGGGACGTGAATTTATCCAACCAACTAAGGAGCTCCGTGAAAAGAGTGTTCGTCAAAAATTAGCCGCTGTTAAAGGGGTAGTTAATGGTAAACGAGTTATTTTAGTTGATGATTCAATCGTTCGAGGTACAACTTGTGCTTATATTGTGCAACTGTTAAAAGATGCTGGAGCAACTGAAGTTCATTTGCGAATTGCTTCACCAAGATTCATGCATCCATGTTTTTATGGAATCGATATTCAAGAAAAAAGCGAGCTGATTGCTGCCCACAAGTCAATTCCTGAAATGAATCAAATGTTTGGTTCAGATTCACTTGAATTCTTGAGTGAGGACGGCTTGATCGATGCGATTGGTCTAGATTCAGACGCACCATATTCAGGTTTGGATATGTCATATTTTAATGGTGACTATCCAACTTATCTTTATGATTATGAGTCCAAAAAATAA
- the purM gene encoding phosphoribosylformylglycinamidine cyclo-ligase, with amino-acid sequence MSNPYQDAGVDVESGYKISKFVKQNTHNNNIGNFGGVYEIPEGYQHPVLVSSDDGVGTKLLLTTEANKWDTIGIDCVAMCVNDILAQGATPQYFLDYISTGKVDEKIEEILKGVIEGCGQANANLIGGETAEMPGVYDAKDYDIAGFSVGICEKDDLLQKENIQAGNVLIGLKSSGIHSNGYSLVRKIFFQQHNLTVDSVLPEYPEQTLGELLLTPTKIYVQDVVPLLDERLIRGISHITGGGFYENVPRMLPDNLAAKINVDVWPQLPVFDLLQKYGQLELADMYHIFNMGIGMVLAVDASKELEVLELLNEKETVAFTIGEVVSKTTSSVILEGDQL; translated from the coding sequence ATGTCTAATCCCTATCAAGATGCCGGTGTCGATGTCGAATCTGGCTACAAAATTTCTAAATTTGTAAAACAAAATACTCACAATAATAACATTGGTAATTTCGGTGGTGTTTACGAAATTCCTGAAGGTTACCAACATCCAGTTTTAGTATCTAGTGATGATGGAGTTGGAACAAAGTTATTGTTGACAACTGAAGCAAACAAGTGGGACACGATTGGAATTGATTGTGTTGCCATGTGTGTGAATGATATTTTGGCTCAAGGTGCTACACCACAGTATTTTCTAGATTATATTTCAACCGGTAAAGTTGATGAAAAGATTGAGGAAATTCTCAAGGGTGTAATTGAAGGCTGCGGCCAAGCTAATGCCAATTTAATCGGTGGTGAAACCGCTGAAATGCCTGGTGTATATGATGCAAAAGACTATGATATTGCCGGTTTTTCCGTTGGTATTTGCGAAAAAGATGATTTATTGCAAAAAGAGAATATTCAAGCTGGAAATGTTTTGATTGGTCTAAAATCAAGCGGAATCCATTCAAATGGTTATTCACTAGTTAGAAAGATTTTCTTCCAACAACATAATTTAACGGTAGATAGTGTTTTACCAGAATATCCTGAACAAACACTTGGTGAATTGTTGTTAACACCGACAAAAATTTATGTCCAAGATGTCGTACCTTTGCTGGATGAACGTTTAATCAGAGGAATTTCTCATATTACTGGCGGTGGCTTTTACGAAAATGTTCCTCGGATGCTGCCAGATAATTTGGCAGCCAAGATCAATGTTGATGTTTGGCCACAGTTACCAGTTTTTGATTTGTTACAGAAGTATGGTCAATTGGAATTAGCTGATATGTATCATATTTTCAATATGGGTATTGGAATGGTACTAGCAGTTGATGCCTCCAAAGAATTAGAAGTTTTGGAACTATTGAATGAAAAAGAAACTGTTGCCTTTACAATTGGTGAAGTTGTTTCAAAAACAACAAGTAGTGTGATTTTGGAAGGAGACCAACTATGA